In Vicugna pacos chromosome 27, VicPac4, whole genome shotgun sequence, one DNA window encodes the following:
- the ISLR gene encoding immunoglobulin superfamily containing leucine-rich repeat protein isoform X2, with protein sequence MQELRLLCWVVLVGLVQACPEPCDCGEKYGFQIADCAYRDLEAVPPGFPANVTTLSLSANRLPSLPEGAFREVLLLQSLWLAHNEIRTVAAGALAPLGQLKSLDLSHNLISDFAWSDLHNLSALQLLKMDSNELTFIPRDAFRSLRALRSLQLNHNRLHTLVEGTFAPLTALSHLQINDNPFDCTCGIVWFKTWALTTAVSIPEQDNITCTSPHVLKGTRLNRLLPLPCSAPSVQLTYQPSQDGAELRPGFVLALHCDVDGQPAPQLHWHIQTPGGTVEIASPNVGADGRALPGALTAGNRLRFQAFANGSLLIPDFGKLEEGTYSCLATNELGSAESSVNVALATPGEGGEDALGRRFHGKAAEGKGCYTVDNEVQPSGPEDNVVIIYLSRTGGPEAAAAGEGVSGRQPLGLLLLGQSLLLLFLTSF encoded by the coding sequence ATGCAGGAGTTGCGTCTGCTGTGCTGGGTGGTCCTCGTGGGCCTGGTGCAAGCCTGTCCTGAGCCCTGCGACTGTGGGGAGAAGTATGGCTTCCAGATAGCTGACTGTGCCTACCGTGACCTGGAGGCCGTGCCACCTGGCTTCCCTGCCAACGTGACCACGTTGAGCCTATCGGCCAACCGGCTGCCGAGCTTACCAGAGGGCGCCTTCAGGGAGGTGCTCCTGCTGCAGTCGCTGTGGCTGGCACACAACGAGATCCGCACGGTGGCCGCCGGCGCCCTGGCCCCACTGGGCCAACTCAAGAGCCTGGACCTCAGCCACAACCTCATCTCTGACTTTGCCTGGAGCGACCTGCACAACCTCAGCGCCCTCCAGTTGCTCAAGATGGACAGCAACGAGCTGACCTTCATCCCCCGCGACGCCTTCCGCAGCCTTCGTGCCCTGCGCTCCCTGCAGCTCAATCACAACCGCCTGCACACGCTGGTGGAGGGCACCTTCGCACCGCTCACCGCGCTGTCCCACCTGCAGATCAACGATAACCCCTTCGACTGCACCTGCGGCATCGTGTGGTTCAAGACGTGGGCCCTGACCACTGCTGTCTCCATCCCGGAGCAGGATAACATCACCTGCACTTCGCCCCACGTGCTCAAGGGCACACGGCTGAACCGCCTGCTGCCGCTGCCTTGCTCCGCACCCTCGGTTCAGCTCACCTACCAGCCCAGCCAGGATGGTGCCGAGCTGCGGCCTGGCTTCGTGCTGGCGCTCCACTGCGATGTGGACGGGCAGCCGGCCCCCCAGCTTCACTGGCACATCCAGACGCCTGGTGGCACCGTGGAGATCGCCAGCCCCAACGTGGGTGCCGATGGGCGTGCGCTGCCTGGTGCCCTGACAGCCGGCAACCGGCTGCGCTTCCAGGCCTTTGCCAACGGCAGCCTGCTCATCCCTGACTTTGGCAAGCTGGAGGAGGGCACCTACAGCTGTCTGGCCACCAACGAGCTGGGCAGTGCAGAGAGCTCGGTGAATGTGGCACTGGCTACACCGGGCGAGGGTGGTGAGGATGCACTGGGGCGCAGGTTCCATGGCAAAGCGGCTGAGGGTAAGGGCTGCTACACGGTTGACAACGAGGTGCAGCCATCGGGTCCTGAGGACAACGTTGTCATCATCTACCTCAGCCGCACTGGGGGCCCCGAGGCTGCAGCCGCAGGAGAAGGCGTCTCTGGGCGGCAGCCCCTAGGCCTGCTCCTGCTGGGCcagagcctcctcctcctcttcctcacttcCTTCTAA
- the ISLR gene encoding immunoglobulin superfamily containing leucine-rich repeat protein isoform X1, whose product MASGGRMQELRLLCWVVLVGLVQACPEPCDCGEKYGFQIADCAYRDLEAVPPGFPANVTTLSLSANRLPSLPEGAFREVLLLQSLWLAHNEIRTVAAGALAPLGQLKSLDLSHNLISDFAWSDLHNLSALQLLKMDSNELTFIPRDAFRSLRALRSLQLNHNRLHTLVEGTFAPLTALSHLQINDNPFDCTCGIVWFKTWALTTAVSIPEQDNITCTSPHVLKGTRLNRLLPLPCSAPSVQLTYQPSQDGAELRPGFVLALHCDVDGQPAPQLHWHIQTPGGTVEIASPNVGADGRALPGALTAGNRLRFQAFANGSLLIPDFGKLEEGTYSCLATNELGSAESSVNVALATPGEGGEDALGRRFHGKAAEGKGCYTVDNEVQPSGPEDNVVIIYLSRTGGPEAAAAGEGVSGRQPLGLLLLGQSLLLLFLTSF is encoded by the exons ATGGCCTCGG GAGGTAGGATGCAGGAGTTGCGTCTGCTGTGCTGGGTGGTCCTCGTGGGCCTGGTGCAAGCCTGTCCTGAGCCCTGCGACTGTGGGGAGAAGTATGGCTTCCAGATAGCTGACTGTGCCTACCGTGACCTGGAGGCCGTGCCACCTGGCTTCCCTGCCAACGTGACCACGTTGAGCCTATCGGCCAACCGGCTGCCGAGCTTACCAGAGGGCGCCTTCAGGGAGGTGCTCCTGCTGCAGTCGCTGTGGCTGGCACACAACGAGATCCGCACGGTGGCCGCCGGCGCCCTGGCCCCACTGGGCCAACTCAAGAGCCTGGACCTCAGCCACAACCTCATCTCTGACTTTGCCTGGAGCGACCTGCACAACCTCAGCGCCCTCCAGTTGCTCAAGATGGACAGCAACGAGCTGACCTTCATCCCCCGCGACGCCTTCCGCAGCCTTCGTGCCCTGCGCTCCCTGCAGCTCAATCACAACCGCCTGCACACGCTGGTGGAGGGCACCTTCGCACCGCTCACCGCGCTGTCCCACCTGCAGATCAACGATAACCCCTTCGACTGCACCTGCGGCATCGTGTGGTTCAAGACGTGGGCCCTGACCACTGCTGTCTCCATCCCGGAGCAGGATAACATCACCTGCACTTCGCCCCACGTGCTCAAGGGCACACGGCTGAACCGCCTGCTGCCGCTGCCTTGCTCCGCACCCTCGGTTCAGCTCACCTACCAGCCCAGCCAGGATGGTGCCGAGCTGCGGCCTGGCTTCGTGCTGGCGCTCCACTGCGATGTGGACGGGCAGCCGGCCCCCCAGCTTCACTGGCACATCCAGACGCCTGGTGGCACCGTGGAGATCGCCAGCCCCAACGTGGGTGCCGATGGGCGTGCGCTGCCTGGTGCCCTGACAGCCGGCAACCGGCTGCGCTTCCAGGCCTTTGCCAACGGCAGCCTGCTCATCCCTGACTTTGGCAAGCTGGAGGAGGGCACCTACAGCTGTCTGGCCACCAACGAGCTGGGCAGTGCAGAGAGCTCGGTGAATGTGGCACTGGCTACACCGGGCGAGGGTGGTGAGGATGCACTGGGGCGCAGGTTCCATGGCAAAGCGGCTGAGGGTAAGGGCTGCTACACGGTTGACAACGAGGTGCAGCCATCGGGTCCTGAGGACAACGTTGTCATCATCTACCTCAGCCGCACTGGGGGCCCCGAGGCTGCAGCCGCAGGAGAAGGCGTCTCTGGGCGGCAGCCCCTAGGCCTGCTCCTGCTGGGCcagagcctcctcctcctcttcctcacttcCTTCTAA